A DNA window from Coffea arabica cultivar ET-39 chromosome 6c, Coffea Arabica ET-39 HiFi, whole genome shotgun sequence contains the following coding sequences:
- the LOC113693397 gene encoding uncharacterized protein — protein MTLRSGKEIQGPELVIPKDKNEDRIEKELGEEGMRNANPKVVPDSIIKVRTNSPPFPSRLEKPKKQDKEKEILEVFRKMAINIPLLDAIKQVSKCAKFLKNFCVNKKKLRGNKHIVVGENVLAILQKKLPPKCGDPGMFTIPCKIGHFKIKNVMLDLEISINVMSKSIYDSLNLEPLKVTGIIIQLADRTFAYPDGVVEVVLVQVNGLNFPADFYVLYMDDRSAPNPSPIILGRLFLSAAQTKIDVSKGTLTIEFDGEIVHFNIFDTMKYHVNSHSVFAIHATNLSV, from the coding sequence ATGACCTTAAGGAGCGGGAAGGAAATTCAGGGACCCGAACTCGTGATTCCGAAGGATAAAAATGAAGATCGAATTGAAAAAGAGCTTGGGGAGGAAGGAATGAGAAATGCAAATCCAAAGGTAGTTCCTGATTCTATAATTAAAGTTAGAACTAACTCACCACCTTTTCCAAGCAGGTTagagaaaccaaagaaacaagatAAGGAAAAGGAGATTCTAGAGGTGTTTCGAAAGATGGCAATCAATATCCCTTTGTTGGACGCAATCAAACAAGTGTCAAAATGCGCtaaattcttgaaaaatttttgcGTCAACAAGAAGAAGTTGAGGGGGAATAAGCATATTGTAGTAGGTGAGAACGTTTTAGcgattttacaaaaaaaactaCCACCTAAATGcggagatccaggtatgtttactatccCCTGTAAGATTGGACATTTTAAGATTAAAAATGTCATGCTAGATTTAGAGATTTCTATTAATGTGATGTCTAAATCAATCTATGATTCCCTAAATTTAGAACCTTTAAAAGTAACAgggataataattcaattggctGATCGTACATTTGCTTATCCGGATGGAGTAGTTGAGGTTGTTTTAGTGCAAGTAAATGGATTAAATTTTCCTGCTGATTTTTATGTTCTATACATGGATGATAGAAGTGCCCCAAATCCATCACCCATTATATTAGGAAGGTTATTCTTGAGTGCTGCCCAAACTAAGATTGATGTTAGTAAGGGTACTCTCACAATagaatttgatggagaaatagtccactttaatatttttgatacaatgAAATATCATGTTAACTCTCATTCTGTGTTTGCTATTCATGCCACTAATCTCTCtgtgtaa